Proteins from a genomic interval of Rosa chinensis cultivar Old Blush chromosome 2, RchiOBHm-V2, whole genome shotgun sequence:
- the LOC112186896 gene encoding probable endo-1,3(4)-beta-glucanase ARB_01444: MASSKMTLFMVILALSFSFLQTQARVLLSKPAPAGFPFPQTQSTVVPDPSPFFASNLLQTPLPTNSFFQNFVLNNGDVAEYFHPYSFRFSNSSLTLSYPTRIATSASVLQNFTADLSISATQNNQQQHQVVSSFSDLGVTLDIPSSNLRFFLVKGSPYLTCNVSNPTALSISTTHAITTLSPNTDRNKYTISLNNNQTWLLYSSSPIGLTNSNPSLITSDSFSGVIRVSLLPGSDFEEVLDQHSSSYPVSGEALFTEAFTLEYTWEKAGNEDLLMLAHPLHLQLLSVEDRNVTVLDQFKYRSIDGDLVGIIGDSWVLKTQPIPVTWHSINGIKDNASIPEIIAALSKDVQAITSTPISITASYFYGKLIAKAARLALIAEEVGSNDVIPTIKKFLEDAVEPWLSGTFAGNGFLYEGKWGGLVTKNGAVDKNADFGFGIYNDHHYHIGYFLYAISVVAKLDQAWGLKYKEQAYSLAGDFMNLNRQPDSSYPLLRNFDLYNLHSWAGGLTEFADGRDQESTSEAVNAYYSAALMGLAYGDTNLTATASLLAALEIQAAQKWWHVHQGDNMYEDVFSNANAITGVVWSNKRDTGLWFAPPESKEIRLGIQVLPISPITEVLFSNVSYVKELVEWTAPALTREGVTDAWRGFDYSLEGIYNKEDALPKIENLGGFDDGNSLTNLLWWIHSRG; the protein is encoded by the coding sequence ATGGCGTCGTCTAAGATGACTTTGTTCATGGTCATTTTGGCCCTCAGTTTCTCCTTCCTTCAAACCCAAGCTAGAGTATTACTATCCAAACCAGCTCCGGCTGGCTTTCCCTTCCCTCAAACCCAATCCACAGTTGTCCCTGACCCTTCACCTTTCTTTGCCTCAAACCTCCTCCAAACTCCACTCCCCACAAACTCTTTCTTCCAAAACTTTGTACTCAACAATGGCGACGTAGCCGAATATTTCCACCCCTACAGCTTCAGATTCTCCAACTCATCCCTCACTCTATCTTATCCAACCCGTATCGCAACCTCCGCTTCCGTACTCCAGAACTTCACAGCTGACCTTAGCATCTCCGCCACACAAAACAACCAGCAACAACATCAGGTAGTCTCCTCCTTCAGTGACCTCGGCGTCACTCTTGACATCCCCTCCTCCAATCTCCGCTTCTTCCTTGTCAAGGGAAGCCCCTATCTGACATGCAATGTGTCCAATCCCACCGCGCTTTCCATCTCCACCACTCATGCAATCACCACACTATCTCCAAATACAGACCGCAACAAGTACACAATCAGTCTCAACAACAACCAGACATGGCTTCTGTACTCGTCCTCCCCGATTGGTCTCACCAACAGCAACCCTTCACTGATCACATCTGATTCATTTTCCGGCGTTATAAGGGTTTCATTGTTGCCAGGTTCTGATTTTGAGGAGGTTCTAGACCAGCACAGTTCTTCTTACCCGGTTTCCGGTGAAGCCCTCTTCACAGAGGCGTTTACTTTGGAGTATACATGGGAGAAAGCAGGGAATGAGGACTTGCTTATGCTAGctcatcctcttcatcttcagcttctttCTGTTGAGGACAGAAATGTCACTGTTCTTGACCAATTCAAGTACAGAAGCATTGATGGTGACCTTGTTGGTATTATAGGCGACTCTTGGGTGTTGAAAACACAGCCTATTCCAGTCACTTGGCATTCCATTAATGGTATCAAAGACAATGCATCAATACCAGAGATCATTGCCGCTCTTTCGAAAGATGTTCAGGCTATAACTTCGACGCCAATATCAATAACGGCTTCATATTTCTATGGCAAGTTGATTGCCAAGGCGGCGAGGCTTGCTTTGATTGCTGAAGAGGTGGGTTCTAATGATGTGATTCCAACCATTAAAAAGTTCTTGGAGGATGCAGTTGAGCCATGGTTGAGTGGGACTTTCGCTGGGAATGGTTTCTTGTATGAAGGTAAATGGGGTGGACTTGTAACGAAAAATGGAGCAGTGGATAAAAATGCTGACTTTGGGTTTGGAATATATAATGATCACCATTACCACATTGGCTACTTTCTTTATGCAATCTCAGTGGTTGCAAAGCTTGACCAGGCTTGGGGCTTAAAATACAAGGAGCAAGCTTATTCTCTTGCAGGAGATTTCATGAACTTAAACAGGCAGCCAGATTCAAGTTATCCGCTGTTGAGGAACTTTGATCTCTACAATTTGCATTCATGGGCTGGAGGGTTAACTGAATTTGCAGATGGACGGGATCAAGAGAGCACAAGTGAGGCAGTGAATGCTTACTACTCGGCTGCATTGATGGGGTTAGCCTATGGAGACACTAATCTCACCGCCACCGCATCATTGCTTGCAGCACTTGAAATCCAAGCAGCTCAAAAGTGGTGGCATGTGCACCAAGGAGATAACATGTATGAGGACGTTTTCTCAAATGCAAATGCGATCACAGGAGTAGTGTGGTCTAATAAGAGAGACACTGGACTTTGGTTTGCTCCTCCAGAGTCTAAAGAAATCAGGCTTGGAATTCAGGTTCTTCCGATTTCGCCTATCACTGAGGTCTTGTTCTCTAATGTCAGCTATGTCAAGGAACTGGTAGAATGGACAGCACCGGCTTTGACTAGGGAGGGAGTTACAGATGCATGGAGAGGGTTTGATTATTCCTTGGAAGGGATATACAACAAAGAAGATGCTTTGCCGAAGAttgaaaatttgggtggttTTGATGATGGGAACTCACTTACCAATCTTCTGTGGTGGATCCACAGCAGAGGTTAG
- the LOC112186895 gene encoding putative endo-1,3(4)-beta-glucanase 2, with amino-acid sequence MASNNMTLMTCFLIISLAFFILPQTQARVLLSETQATPATGFLYPKAESTVLPDPSPFFAPSLLQTPLPTNSFFQNFVLNNGDQPEYFHPYHFRSSNSSLSLSYPTRLATSASISQNFTPELTISATQNNQERHVVSSFSDLGVTLDFPSSNLRFFLVKGSPYLTCNVSNPTALSISTASSITSLFPNAQRNKYTLKLDNSQTMLVYSSSPIGLTISNPSLITSDAFTGVMRVALLPPGSQDLEAVLDQFSSSYPVSGEAVFTGPFTLEYRWVKEGNGDLLMLAHPLHQQLLSVQDSNATVLDYLKYRSIDGDLLGVVGNSWVLKTQPIPVSWHSITGVKDLVQALPEIKAALSGDVQALISTPVSTTASYEYGKLIAKAARLALIGEEVGVKDIPAITKFMKDAIEPWLSGTFSGNGFLYEGKWGGLVTKNGAVDKGADYGFGVYNDHHFHLGYFLYAISVVAKLDVDWGMKFKDQAYALAGDFMNLNRQPDSSYPRLRNFDLYNLHSWAGGLTEFADGRNQESTSEAVNAYYSAALMGLAYRDTNLTDTASLLAALEIQAAQKWWHVHQGDNIYEDVFASQNKITGIVWSNKRDTGLWFASAESKEIRLGIQVLPISPITEVLFSNASYVREVVDWTIPALNREGVTDAWRGFAYALEGIYNKEEALQNVKNLKGFDDGNSLSNLLWWIHSRG; translated from the coding sequence ATGGCTTCCAATAATATGACCTTGATGACATGCTTCCTCATCATCTCCCTCGCTTTTTTCATCCTCCCTCAAACCCAAGCCAGAGTACTACTGTCCGAAACGCAAGCAACTCCGGCCACCGGCTTCCTCTATCCGAAAGCCGAGTCCACAGTTCTCCCTGACCCTTCACCGTTCTTTGCCCCAAGCCTCCTCCAAACCCCACTCCCCACAAACTCTTTCTTCCAAAACTTTGTACTCAACAATGGCGACCAGCCCGAATATTTCCACCCCTACCATTTCAGATCCTCCaactcctccctctctctctcctaccCGACTCGCCTTGCCACCTCCGCTTCCATATCCCAGAACTTCACCCCTGAACTCACCATCTCCGCCACCCAAAACAACCAAGAACGCCATGTAGTCTCTTCCTTCAGTGACCTCGGCGTCACTCTAGACTTCCCCTCCTCCAATCTCCGCTTCTTCCTCGTCAAGGGAAGCCCCTACTTGACATGCAATGTGTCTAATCCCACCGCGCTTTCCATTTCCACCGCTAGTTCAATCACTTCTTTGTTTCCAAACGCTCAACGCAACAAGTACACATTAAAGCTCGACAACAGTCAGACAATGCTGGTGTACTCGTCCTCTCCGATTGGTCTCACCATCAGCAACCCATCACTGATCACTTCCGACGCATTCACCGGGGTTATGAGGGTTGCATTGTTGCCGCCAGGCTCTCAAGATCTCGAGGCAGTTCTAGACCAGTTCAGTTCTTCTTACCCGGTTTCGGGCGAGGCAGTGTTCACAGGGCCTTTTACATTGGAGTATAGATGGGTGAAAGAAGGAAATGGAGATTTGCTTATGCTAGCTCATCCTCTCCATCAACAACTTCTGTCTGTTCAGGACAGTAATGCCACTGTTCTTGACTATCTCAAGTACAGAAGCATTGATGGTGATCTCCTAGGCGTTGTGGGAAACTCTTGGGTGTTGAAAACACAGCCTATTCCAGTCTCTTGGCATTCGATTACAGGTGTCAAGGACCTAGTACAGGCATTACCTGAAATAAAAGCCGCTCTTTCTGGTGACGTTCAGGCTCTAATTTCGACACCAGTATCAACAACAGCTTCATATGAATATGGAAAATTGATTGCCAAGGCGGCAAGGCTGGCTTTGATTGGTGAAGAGGTGGGTGTTAAAGATATTCCAGCCATTACAAAGTTTATGAAGGATGCAATTGAGCCATGGTTGAGTGGGACTTTCAGTGGGAATGGTTTCTTGTATGAAGGTAAATGGGGTGGACTTGTAACGAAAAATGGAGCAGTTGATAAAGGTGCAGATTACGGGTTTGGAGTGTATAATGATCACCATTTCCATCTTGGCTATTTTCTCTATGCGATTTCAGTAGTTGCAAAGCTTGACGTGGATTGGGGGATGAAGTTTAAGGATCAAGCTTATGCTCTTGCTGGGGATTTCATGAACTTAAACAGGCAGCCAGATTCAAGTTACCCGCGGTTGAGGAACTTCGATCTCTACAATTTGCATTCGTGGGCCGGAGGGTTAACTGAATTTGCAGATGGACGAAATCAAGAGAGTACAAGTGAGGCAGTGAATGCTTACTACTCGGCTGCATTGATGGGGTTAGCCTATAGAGACACTAATCTCACTGACACAGCATCATTGCTTGCAGCACTGGAGATTCAGGCAGCTCAAAAGTGGTGGCATGTGCACCAAGGAGATAACATCTATGAGGATGTCTTCGCGAGTCAGAATAAGATCACTGGAATTGTGTGGTCTAATAAGAGGGATACCGGTCTTTGGTTTGCTTCAGCAGAGTCGAAAGAAATCAGGCTTGGAATTCAGGTGCTGCCGATTTCCCCTATCACTGAGGTCTTGTTCTCCAATGCCAGCTATGTTAGGGAGGTTGTAGATTGGACAATACCAGCTCTGAATAGGGAGGGAGTTACGGATGCATGGAGAGGGTTTGCTTATGCCTTGGAAGGGATATACAACAAGGAAGAGGCTTTGCAGAATGTTAAAAACTTGAAAGGTTTTGATGATGGGAACTCACTTTCGAATCTCTTATGGTGGATCCACAGCAGAGGCTAG